From Hirundo rustica isolate bHirRus1 chromosome 1, bHirRus1.pri.v3, whole genome shotgun sequence, a single genomic window includes:
- the LOC120753223 gene encoding serpin B10-like, protein MDTLNKANTSFALDFFKHQCQENGDKNIFFSPWSISSALATVYLGAKGNTADQMAKVLHFNKAEGVKNVTTTIRMQVYSRTEESLSNRRACFQKTEIGKSDNIHSGFKALSFEINQPTKNYLLKSVNQLYGEKSLPFSKDYLLLAKKYYSAEPQSVDFVGAADAIRREINSSVEQQTEGKIQNLLPSGSVDSLTRLVLINALYFKGNWATKFEAEATRQRPFRINMHKTKPVPMMYLRDKFNLNYIESVQADVLELPYVNNDLSMFILLPSDISGLQKLERELTFENLSAWTNPELMEKLNIEVYLPRFTLEEKYDLKSTLSRMGIQDAFTEGQADFTAMSKTGDLFLSQVFHKCYLEVNEEGTEAAAASSATLASRSLGATVIFLADHPFLFFIRHNKTKTILFLGRFSSP, encoded by the exons ATGGATACATTGAATAAAGCAAACACAAGCTTTGCCCTTGACTTTTTCAAACACCAATGTCAGGAAAATGGtgacaagaatatttttttctctccttggaGTATTTCATCTGCCCTGGCTACTGTGTATTTGGGAGCCAAAGGCAACACTGCAGATCAGATGGCAAAG GTACTTCACTTTAACAAAGCTGAAGGAGTCAAAAATGTCACCACAACCATAAGGATGCAAGTCTATTCCAGAACAGAAGAGAGTCTATCAAATCGACGTGCATGTTTCCAGAAG ACAGAGATTGGCAAATCAGATAATATCCATAGTGGATTTAAAGCACTCAGCTTTGAAATCAACCAACCCACTAAAAATTACCTACTCAAAAGTGTCAACCAGTTATATGGAGAAAAATCATTGCCTTTCAGTAAG GATTACTTATTGTTAGCCAAGAAATATTACAGTGCAGAGCCACAATCAGTCGACTTTGTGGGAGCCGCAGATGCAATCAGGAGAGAGATCAATTCCAGTGTTGAACAACAGACTGAAG GTAAAATCCAAAATCTGCTGCCTTCTGGATCTGTAGATTCACTCACCAGACTAGTCCTGATAAATGCACTCTACTTCAAAGGAAACTGGGCAACAAAGTTTGAAGCTGAAGCCACCAGGCAAAGGCCTTTCAGAATAAACATG CATAAAACTAAACCAGTGCCTATGATGTACCTGAGGGATAAATTTAACTTAAACTACATAGAATCAGTTCAGGCTGATGTTCTTGAGCTTCCATACGTCAATAATGACCTCAGCATGTTTATCCTGCTACCAAGTGACATCTCCGGCTtgcaaaag CTAGAAAGAGAATTGACTTTTGAAAACTTGTCTGCATGGACCAATCCAGAACTAATGGAGAAATTGAACATAGAAGTTTATCTGCCCAGGTTCACGTTAGAAGAGAAATATGACCTCAAATCTACTTTGAGCAGGATGGGGATACAAGATGCCTTCACAGAAGGTCAAGCTGATTTCACAGCAATGTCCAAGACTGGTGATCTGTTTTTGTCACAAGTTTTTCACAAGTGCTACCTGGAAGTCAATGAAGaaggcacagaggcagcagctgccagttCGGCAACACTGGCATCACGAAGTCTTGGTGCTACTGTTATCTTTTTGGCAGATCaccctttcctcttctttatAAGGCACAACAAGACCAAGACTATCCTGTTCTTGGGAAGGTTTTCTTCCCCTTAG
- the LOC120753234 gene encoding heterochromatin-associated protein MENT-like, with protein MEVVSTSVGKFTVDLFNKLNETNKGKNIFFSPWSISAALGLTYLGAKGTTATEMAEVLHFTLGAGAEASSSVTRPSRGRPKRRKLDPETKQAADIHSGFKKLLTAINKPRGTYSLKSANRIYVEKTFLLLPTYIQLSKNYYKAEPQKVNFKTAPEQSGKEINTWVEKQTEGKIKNLLGPRDVTNSTKLILINAIYFKAEWEVKFKAEDTEVQPFRLSKNKTKPVKMMYVRKTFPVLIMEAMNFKMIELPYVKRELSMFILLPDDIKDNTTGLEQLERELTYEKLSEWTDSKKMTETLVDLYLPKFKMEERYDLSDNLIKMGMRSAFSINADFSGMTEKDKVMISKVFHKSFVAVDEKGTEAAAATAVIIELTSAPVSHVLKFRVDHPFYFFIRHNKSKSILFFGRFCSPLE; from the exons ATGGAAGTGGTCTCCACATCAGTTGGCAAGTTTACCGTTGATCTTTTCAACAAGCTGAATGAGACcaataagggaaaaaatattttcttctctccttggAGCATATCAGCTGCTCTGGGTCTGACATACCTGGGAGCAAAAGGAACTACAGCAACTGAGATGGCAGAG GTCCTTCATTTcaccctgggagcaggagctgaagccTCTTCTTCTGTGACCAGACCTTCTCGGGGGAGaccaaagagaagaaaattg gATCCTGAGACTAAGCAAGCTGCAGATATCCATTCTGGCTTTAAGAAGCTCCTGACTGCCATCAACAAACCCAGAGGCACCTACTCCCTGAAAAGTGCCAACCGCATTTACGTGGAAAAAACCTTCCTATTATTGCCT acATACATACAGCTCAGTAAGAACTACTACAAAGCAGAGCCACAGAAGGTTAACTTTAAGACAGCACCAGAACAGTCAGGAAAGGAAATCAACACTTGGGTTGAAAAACAAACTGAGG GCAAAATCAAGAATTTGCTGGGTCCACGAGATGTGACAAACTCCACCAAGCTGATCCTGATAAATGCCATTTACTTCAAGGCAGAATGGGAAGTGAAATTTAAGGCAGAAGATACAGAAGTGCAACCCTTCCGACTGAGTAAG AACAAGACCAAGCCTGTGAAGATGATGTACGtgagaaaaacatttccagtTCTCATCATGGAAGcaatgaatttcaaaatgattGAGTTGCCATATGTGAAACGTGAACTCAGTATGTTCATCCTCCTTCCTGATGACATCAAAGACAACACTACAGGTCTCGAACAG CTGGAAAGAGAACTGACGTATGAGAAGCTGTCCGAATGGACTGATTCTAAGAAGATGACCGAGACTCTTGTGGATCTGTACCTGCCTAAATTCAAAATGGAAGAGAGATATGACCTCAGTGATAATCTCATTAAGATGGGAATGCGCAGTGCCTTCAGCATCAATGCTGATTTCAGTGGAATGACTGAGAAGGATAAAGTGATGATCTCCAAAGTTTTTCACAAATCTTTTGTTGCAGTTGATGAGAAGGGTactgaggcagctgctgctactgctgtCATTATAGAACTAACTAGTGCACCTGTTAGCCATGTTCTGAAATTTAGGGTTGACCACCCTTTCTACTTCTTCATCAGACACAACAAGTCCAAGAGCATCCTCTTTTTTGGTAGATTCTGCTCTCCTCTAGAATGA